AGCGCATATGATAAACATCACAGTTGATACCTTTTTCTTCTAAAATAAGCGCTGCAGAAACCAGCTCTTCCAGGAGTCCTCCCAGGGATATCATCAGAATAGTTGATTTTTTCCTTCTGCTGACAAGAACCCCTTTACCCGCTTCCAGGGGCAGATCCTGGGATTCTCCGGAAGAATAAGTCCCTCCCTTGGGATAGCGGATCAGAACCGGATGATTCGCGGCGAGAGCCCATTCCAAAGACATCTCCATTTCTCTGACGCTCAAGGGAGCCAGAAAGGACAGTCCGGGAATATTCCGGAAGAGCAGAATATCGAAGATTCCCTGGTGAGTCTCACCGTCATCGCCCACGAGTCCGGAACGGTCCATACAGATCACCACAGGAAGTCCCGGAATGGCAATATCATGAATGAGCTGATCCACAGCCCTCTGCATAAAGGTTGAATAGATGGCAACAATCGGTTTCATGCCGGAAACAGCCAGACCCGCGGCAAAGGTCAGGGCATGAGGTTCTGCGATACCCACATCAAAAAATCGGCTGGGGAATTCCTCTTTAAAGGGGAGAAGACCCGTACCGGAGGCCATAGCCGCCGTGATGGCGACAATACGGTTATTCTTTTTGGCCTCGGTGAGGACGGAACATCCAAAGGCGGCTGTGGTGGTTACGATTTGAGGATAAGTCTTGAGGGAGGGGTCTACCTTTCCGGTTTCTATGGCAAAGGGACCGACACCATGAAAAGAAGAAGGATCTCCCTCAGCATGACTGTATCCCTTGCCTTTGGTTGTCAGAACATGAAGAAGTACGGGACCCTCAATATTCCGGACATGCTCGAGAACATCCGCCAGTTTCTCAATACTATGACCATTCACAGGGCCGACATACTTGAAGCCCAGGTCAGTGAAAAGGGTCTCCTTGTAGACAATCCCTTTCACACCCCGTTTTAATCTGTAGACCCATCTCAGAAGGGACTTCCCGGCAAAGGGAATATGGGAAATTGTGAAATCCACAACGATCCTGAATTTACGATAACTTCCTGTCAGGGCCAACCGTGAGAGATAGGAGGAAATGGCCCCCACATTCCGGCCGATAGACATGGCATTGTCATTCAGTATGACTACAAGGTCTTTTTGAAGATGTCCTGTAAAGTTCAGTGCTTCCAGGGCCTGTCCGCCAGTCAAAGCACCATCACCGATGATACAGAGAACCTTGTTCTTAAGATTCTGGAGCCGGTCTCCCGTCAACACACCCAATCCCGCAGAAATGGCGGTGGAGGCATGGCCTGTGTCAAAGATATCATGAGGATTCTCATCCCGCTTGGGAAAACCGCTGAGTCCTCCCTGCTGCCTGATGGTATGGAACAGATCGGCTCTTCCGGTGAGGAGTTTGTGGGTATAACACTGATGGCCCACATCCCAGATGAATTTATCACGGGGTGAGGAGTAAACCTTATGCAGGGCCAGAGTCAATTCGACCACACCCAGATTAGAGGCCAGATGACCACCGTTTTTACTGACCGTACTTATGATGATGCTCCGAATCTCTTCTGCAAGAGTATAGAGCTGCTTTGAAGACAGGTTTTTTATTTGATCCGGATGGTTAATGCCGGCTAGAATAGGATATTCCTTCACACATCACCTCAGGATGAAGTTTGCACCAAAGGGGCGCCAAAATAAAAGGCGGTATTAAAAAATACCGCCCTTTCTCACAAGAAGTTCAAACTATTTATGTTTATGTCTGTTCTTTCTCAACTTCTTTTTTCTTTTGTGAGTTGCGATTTTCTTTCTTTTACGTTTTCTACCACAGGGCATTTTTCGTAATCTCCTTACTACTTTATGGTTCCATCCTGTCGGTTCATGCCCCACAGGTAATCTAAATTCTCATCTCTGGCTGTACAGAGCTTAAATATTATGCCGTTTTCATCCTTTGAGGTCAAGACCCGGCAGTAGTAAAAACTTCAATCACTTTTCTGACATCTTCAGTCTGATCAGGGTGAAACCACTGCACTCCGGGAAGAGAGCTGAAAAATGTCATCTGCCGTTTGGCATAGCGCCTTGAATCCTTCTGAATACGGGCTTTAACATCTCCCAGAGTCAGGCAGCCTTCTCTTAAAAAAGGAAAGAACTCGCTGTAACCTATTCCTTTCATACCCGGATCATCCTCACAGGCTCCCCGGGTTATCAGATTTTTGACCTCTTCATAGAGACCCTGTTGAAACATGATCTCCACTCTTTCATTGATTCTCTCATACAGTTCCGCCCGGGGCCGCTCCAACCCCAGAAGGAGACAGGGAAGGTCATTCCTGGGTTTGCTTGCTGTTTTATATGTAGAAAGAGCTTGTCCTGTCCCCCGGAAGACCTCCAGAGCCCTGACAATGCGGGAGCGGTCCGCTGGATTCAAGCGCTCTGCCGTCTCGGGATCAACCAGGGCCAGCTGCATATGAAGAGCCTGAGGCCCCTTCTCTGACAGCTCGTCATTCAGGGTCTCCCTGAGTCCGGCCGGTATGGGCGGAATGGGGGGCAGTCCAAAAAGAAGATTTTTAAAATAAAAGGCGGTTCCACCTGAGAGAACAGGAAGTTTTCCCCTGTTATGAATACCCCGGATGCACTCTTCGGCCAGGCGCACAAAATCACCAGTGTTAAACTGTTCTGTATAATCCAGGATGTCTATAAGATGATGGGGGATTCTTTTTAAGCTGGGGGGATCGGGTTTGGCACTGCCGATGTCCAGCAGGCGATACACCTGCATTGAATCGGCACTGATGATCTCGGCGGAATCGCCAAACAACTCTTCCAGGAGATCCGTTTTCCCTACTGCCGTCGGTCCAAAGAGACAGACGACAGGAGGGAGAGTTTTATTTCTGGTATTCGTACTGAACTTTTTTGGAAATGATTTCTTCCAAGGCAGTAGAGACAATTTTTCCTCTATTCTTATCCAGATCATCGCTACCGGCCATGCTGATCTGCTCAGCTCTGTGAATGGCCGCATTGGTTAACTCGTACATATTACCTTCGTGATTTACCAAGTCTCCGAGAGGGATAATTAATTCGCGATTAATGGGCATTGACAATCCTTATCTTCAAAATTTGAGATATCCCAAGAAGTATACTGACGCCGGTGCTCTTTGTAAAGACAAACTACTGTCCAAACTGATATATTGTCAGGAACTGAATGATGATCAGGAGGGACCATTGCTGCGGCGATTCCGATTCTTCTATAAACTCTTTATTGCCTTCTTCCTGACCGGAGTAATACCAGTAGCTCTCCTCAGTACATCCTTTGCCCTCTTTTCGGGTGGTATTGTAACAGGTTCCTACAAACAGCAGGGCCACATTGCCATCAGGGGAATGTCAGAGGACCTCAATGCTCTCCTGCAAAAGTACCGCCACACAGTCTACTCACTCAGCAGTGATGA
This DNA window, taken from Oceanispirochaeta sp., encodes the following:
- the miaA gene encoding tRNA (adenosine(37)-N6)-dimethylallyltransferase MiaA, with protein sequence MSLLPWKKSFPKKFSTNTRNKTLPPVVCLFGPTAVGKTDLLEELFGDSAEIISADSMQVYRLLDIGSAKPDPPSLKRIPHHLIDILDYTEQFNTGDFVRLAEECIRGIHNRGKLPVLSGGTAFYFKNLLFGLPPIPPIPAGLRETLNDELSEKGPQALHMQLALVDPETAERLNPADRSRIVRALEVFRGTGQALSTYKTASKPRNDLPCLLLGLERPRAELYERINERVEIMFQQGLYEEVKNLITRGACEDDPGMKGIGYSEFFPFLREGCLTLGDVKARIQKDSRRYAKRQMTFFSSLPGVQWFHPDQTEDVRKVIEVFTTAGS
- the dxs gene encoding 1-deoxy-D-xylulose-5-phosphate synthase; this encodes MKEYPILAGINHPDQIKNLSSKQLYTLAEEIRSIIISTVSKNGGHLASNLGVVELTLALHKVYSSPRDKFIWDVGHQCYTHKLLTGRADLFHTIRQQGGLSGFPKRDENPHDIFDTGHASTAISAGLGVLTGDRLQNLKNKVLCIIGDGALTGGQALEALNFTGHLQKDLVVILNDNAMSIGRNVGAISSYLSRLALTGSYRKFRIVVDFTISHIPFAGKSLLRWVYRLKRGVKGIVYKETLFTDLGFKYVGPVNGHSIEKLADVLEHVRNIEGPVLLHVLTTKGKGYSHAEGDPSSFHGVGPFAIETGKVDPSLKTYPQIVTTTAAFGCSVLTEAKKNNRIVAITAAMASGTGLLPFKEEFPSRFFDVGIAEPHALTFAAGLAVSGMKPIVAIYSTFMQRAVDQLIHDIAIPGLPVVICMDRSGLVGDDGETHQGIFDILLFRNIPGLSFLAPLSVREMEMSLEWALAANHPVLIRYPKGGTYSSGESQDLPLEAGKGVLVSRRKKSTILMISLGGLLEELVSAALILEEKGINCDVYHMRFIRPLDRKALLDLMENYEQVLFVEEGLAAGGMGEEIAALLLENHSEILYYNLGVPSEFLPQATRGQLIKQCALDKDAIVARVELIQSELRFNLVVDMVKNDKWSPHNI
- a CDS encoding DNA-directed RNA polymerase subunit omega, whose amino-acid sequence is MPINRELIIPLGDLVNHEGNMYELTNAAIHRAEQISMAGSDDLDKNRGKIVSTALEEIISKKVQYEYQK